A part of Solibacillus sp. FSL H8-0538 genomic DNA contains:
- the aceB gene encoding malate synthase A: MEQATTGKLKIVGEINEQVESVLTPEALEFILSLHEKFDTRRKELLEKRQERQKRLDAGEKLDFLPETKHVREGDWTIAPLPADLQDRRVEITGPVDRKMVINALNSGAKMFMACFEDASSPTWENMISGQINMRDAVRRTISFTNEANGKEYKLNEESAVLLVRPRGLHLLEKNVLINGEPMSGSLFDFGLYLFHNAKEAIARGTGPYFYLPKLESHLEARWWNEVFVYAQDYIGIPQGTIKATVLIETILAAYEMDEILYELRDHSKGLNCGRWDYIFSYIKRLRNQPDVILPDRGQVTMTVPFMKAYTSLCIQTCHKRNAPAMGGMAAQIPVKGDDEANAAAYAKVAEDKRREATDGHDGTWVAHPGMVATALEQFNAIMPTPNQIDKKREDVNVTAADLVAVPDGTITDAGVRVNVNVGVQYIASWLRGQGAAPINNLMEDAATAEISRTQVWQWIRHDKGILDDGRKITLELVLSVLDEELVNIKEAVGEQAYDSGRYAEAAELFKTLIEQDEFVEFLTLPGYERIS; the protein is encoded by the coding sequence ATGGAACAAGCAACAACAGGTAAGTTAAAAATTGTTGGGGAAATTAACGAACAAGTGGAATCGGTGTTAACGCCGGAAGCTTTAGAGTTTATCCTTTCTCTACACGAAAAGTTTGATACTCGTCGTAAAGAATTGCTAGAAAAACGTCAAGAACGTCAAAAACGCCTAGATGCTGGTGAGAAACTCGACTTCTTACCAGAAACAAAGCATGTACGTGAGGGAGACTGGACAATTGCTCCACTCCCTGCGGATTTGCAGGATCGACGCGTTGAAATTACGGGTCCAGTTGACCGTAAAATGGTTATTAATGCGTTAAACTCTGGTGCAAAAATGTTCATGGCATGTTTTGAAGATGCATCTTCTCCTACATGGGAAAACATGATTAGTGGACAAATCAATATGCGAGATGCAGTTCGTCGTACGATTTCCTTCACGAACGAAGCAAATGGTAAAGAGTATAAGTTAAACGAAGAGTCAGCTGTACTATTAGTTCGTCCTCGAGGATTGCACTTACTTGAGAAAAACGTATTAATAAACGGTGAGCCAATGTCAGGTAGTTTATTTGACTTCGGTTTATACCTATTCCACAACGCGAAGGAAGCAATCGCTCGCGGAACAGGTCCTTACTTCTATTTACCAAAGCTTGAGAGCCATTTAGAAGCACGTTGGTGGAATGAAGTATTTGTGTACGCCCAAGATTATATTGGCATTCCACAAGGGACAATTAAAGCTACTGTATTAATTGAAACTATTTTAGCCGCTTATGAGATGGATGAAATTCTTTATGAATTACGTGATCACTCAAAAGGCTTAAACTGTGGGCGCTGGGATTATATTTTCAGCTACATAAAACGCCTGCGTAATCAGCCAGACGTAATTTTACCGGATCGTGGTCAAGTGACGATGACTGTACCTTTCATGAAGGCATATACGTCACTTTGTATTCAAACGTGTCATAAACGTAACGCACCAGCAATGGGCGGGATGGCGGCACAAATTCCGGTTAAAGGTGATGATGAAGCAAATGCCGCAGCCTATGCGAAAGTTGCTGAAGACAAACGTCGTGAAGCAACAGATGGGCACGATGGTACGTGGGTAGCGCATCCAGGAATGGTTGCAACTGCGTTAGAGCAATTTAATGCAATTATGCCAACTCCAAACCAAATTGATAAAAAACGTGAAGACGTAAATGTAACTGCTGCGGACCTGGTTGCCGTTCCAGATGGCACAATTACGGATGCCGGTGTTCGTGTAAACGTCAATGTTGGTGTACAATACATCGCTTCTTGGCTTCGCGGTCAAGGTGCTGCACCAATTAATAACTTAATGGAAGATGCAGCAACAGCTGAAATCTCTCGTACTCAAGTATGGCAATGGATCCGCCATGACAAGGGGATTTTAGATGATGGACGTAAAATTACACTCGAGCTAGTGTTATCAGTATTGGACGAAGAACTTGTAAATATTAAAGAAGCTGTTGGGGAACAAGCTTATGACAGCGGTCGTTATGCCGAAGCGGCTGAACTGTTCAAGACTTTAATCGAGCAAGATGAGTTCGTTGAATTCTTAACACTACCTGGGTATGAAAGAATTAGCTAG
- a CDS encoding pyridoxal-phosphate-dependent aminotransferase family protein, whose product MRNKELLLIPGPTPVLDEIYDALASETRGHTDPRFVATFKNAIEQTKEMLQTDGEVYVVAGSGTLAMEMAIVNTVAEGEKILVISHGYFGDRFTPLAKAYGIEVDVLQSEWGKRVDAKLVEEVLATGSYKAVTVTHADTSTGVASDLETLIPLIKAAGALAIVDGVVATAAMEENMSKRYGNNPDHKIDIVLTGSQKAIGVPPGLAIIAFSKKALQARAELGQIRAYYADINNWRGVMDNPSTYFATPPVNLIYAYDTALKIVLDEGMDNRIARHVAYGKAVRAALREYGMHAIADESIAAPTLSCILYPDGVVDADFRAGLAKRGIIIAGSLAHLAGKAFRIGHMGNTTPEMLEQAIRQIGDVLQELGVQVNSEQAVTALKAELAVTVQ is encoded by the coding sequence ATGAGAAATAAAGAATTATTATTAATACCAGGACCTACACCAGTACTTGATGAAATTTATGACGCGCTTGCTAGTGAAACACGCGGTCATACCGATCCACGTTTTGTGGCGACGTTTAAAAATGCGATTGAGCAAACAAAAGAAATGCTACAAACAGATGGTGAGGTTTATGTAGTTGCCGGTTCTGGCACACTTGCAATGGAAATGGCGATTGTTAACACAGTTGCAGAAGGGGAAAAGATACTTGTTATTAGCCACGGCTATTTTGGTGATCGTTTTACACCACTTGCAAAAGCGTACGGTATTGAAGTGGATGTACTTCAATCGGAATGGGGGAAACGAGTGGACGCGAAGCTTGTCGAAGAAGTGCTTGCGACAGGTAGTTACAAGGCAGTAACCGTTACACATGCGGATACCTCAACAGGTGTTGCTTCTGATTTAGAAACGCTTATCCCGCTTATTAAAGCAGCGGGTGCACTTGCGATTGTTGATGGTGTAGTAGCAACAGCGGCAATGGAAGAAAATATGAGTAAAAGATACGGAAATAATCCGGACCATAAAATTGATATCGTATTAACAGGCTCGCAAAAAGCGATTGGTGTACCACCTGGTTTAGCTATTATCGCATTCAGTAAAAAGGCCCTTCAAGCGCGCGCCGAATTAGGCCAAATTCGCGCATATTATGCAGATATTAATAACTGGCGCGGGGTTATGGACAATCCAAGTACGTATTTTGCTACACCACCTGTAAACTTAATTTATGCGTATGATACTGCGCTTAAAATTGTGCTAGATGAAGGTATGGACAATCGTATAGCGCGTCACGTTGCATATGGAAAAGCAGTGCGAGCGGCCCTTCGTGAATACGGTATGCATGCGATTGCAGACGAGTCTATTGCAGCACCAACATTAAGCTGTATTTTATATCCCGATGGCGTAGTAGATGCAGATTTCCGTGCAGGCCTAGCAAAACGCGGCATCATTATTGCAGGTTCACTTGCACATTTAGCAGGTAAGGCTTTCCGCATTGGACATATGGGGAATACAACACCAGAGATGCTTGAGCAAGCAATTCGCCAAATTGGGGATGTATTACAAGAGCTAGGTGTACAAGTAAATAGTGAGCAGGCCGTAACAGCACTTAAAGCTGAACTAGCAGTCACTGTGCAATAA
- a CDS encoding SEL1-like repeat protein has translation MIINRDVLSQLCNAIPDTHRPLAEALQNAARHAIANPTLSLQKSNIALDIIVRDLYEKEMHNNVSNTAIRTLLNNKNFIARIHPRRIYLLMNLVRKMTTTTSNQVVDTKVAKIVLDYLTDICAWYLNRLEKGEKLARSSFYDVTDFIWAQPNTTVTDFDFAADDLESAAQWFLVAANEGNSSAQYNLGVLYNHGHGVKQNYVEAAKWYSLAAQQNDAKAQYALAVLYQLGQGVEQNEQTAALLYEQAAKAGNAEAQFNLGSLYNQGSGVEQNFSEAAKWYQLAIAQGNTSAQNNLGFLYHDGKGVPQSYEKAAELFTQAASAGDASAQYNLASLYTKGRGVSLSYKEAAKWFLYAALQCHTNAQFQLALLYKAGQGMEQNEEEAIKWLTVAAYEGHTNAQYSLGLIYKQSTTKKTQNHAIEWLTKAASNEHISACYDLGILYQEKDEPEAAVKWLKRAAVRGHADAQFTLGMMELKKDHMSLGYPEAFKWIQAASSQSHMEAEFQLGLLYERGLGTKTNYEEARHCYRLAAERGHVEAQYMLGNLFDKGLGVAKDYTEASKWIQQAANAGFAKAQFQLAQMYSQGEGLTQDYAEAAKWYRLAAHQGHVKAQFYLGMLYKKGLGVAQNYTEATRWLKQSIEQDV, from the coding sequence ATGATCATTAACCGCGATGTTCTTTCACAGCTTTGCAATGCTATTCCAGATACACACCGGCCGCTCGCAGAAGCACTGCAAAATGCAGCACGTCATGCAATTGCAAATCCTACGCTATCCTTGCAAAAATCCAATATTGCGCTCGATATTATTGTGCGGGATTTATATGAAAAAGAAATGCATAATAATGTTTCGAATACTGCCATTCGCACATTATTAAATAATAAAAACTTCATTGCGAGAATCCATCCTCGTCGCATATATTTACTCATGAATTTAGTCCGAAAAATGACCACCACTACATCTAATCAAGTCGTGGATACAAAAGTTGCAAAAATTGTCCTCGATTATTTAACAGATATTTGTGCTTGGTATTTAAATCGATTAGAAAAGGGCGAAAAATTAGCAAGATCCTCATTTTACGATGTGACAGACTTTATATGGGCACAGCCAAATACTACAGTAACAGATTTTGACTTTGCAGCTGATGATTTGGAGTCAGCCGCACAGTGGTTTTTAGTTGCGGCAAATGAGGGTAATAGCAGTGCACAATATAATTTAGGTGTACTGTATAATCATGGCCATGGCGTAAAACAAAATTATGTGGAAGCAGCGAAATGGTATTCCCTTGCTGCACAACAAAACGATGCCAAAGCACAGTATGCACTCGCTGTCCTGTATCAACTCGGACAAGGTGTCGAACAAAATGAACAAACCGCGGCTCTATTATACGAACAAGCTGCGAAAGCCGGAAATGCAGAGGCCCAGTTCAATCTCGGTTCCCTTTACAATCAAGGCTCTGGCGTTGAGCAAAACTTTTCCGAAGCAGCGAAGTGGTACCAGCTTGCGATTGCACAAGGCAACACGAGCGCCCAAAACAATCTTGGCTTTTTATATCATGACGGAAAAGGCGTACCACAAAGCTATGAAAAAGCAGCTGAGTTATTTACACAGGCAGCCTCAGCCGGCGATGCGAGTGCACAGTACAATTTAGCCTCTTTATATACTAAGGGACGCGGTGTTTCACTTTCTTACAAGGAAGCCGCTAAATGGTTTTTATATGCAGCGTTACAATGTCATACGAACGCACAGTTCCAACTTGCACTCTTATATAAGGCAGGCCAAGGCATGGAACAAAACGAAGAGGAGGCCATAAAGTGGCTGACAGTTGCGGCTTATGAAGGCCATACAAATGCCCAGTATTCACTCGGGCTCATTTACAAACAGTCGACCACGAAAAAAACACAAAATCATGCCATCGAGTGGCTAACTAAAGCAGCATCTAACGAACATATAAGTGCCTGTTACGATTTAGGAATCCTTTATCAAGAAAAAGACGAGCCGGAAGCCGCTGTAAAATGGCTGAAGCGTGCGGCCGTACGTGGTCATGCGGATGCGCAGTTTACATTAGGAATGATGGAACTAAAGAAAGATCATATGTCGCTGGGCTACCCAGAAGCTTTTAAATGGATTCAAGCTGCGAGTAGTCAAAGTCATATGGAAGCAGAATTCCAGCTTGGTTTATTATATGAACGCGGCCTTGGCACGAAAACGAACTACGAGGAAGCACGCCATTGTTATCGTCTAGCAGCTGAACGCGGTCATGTAGAAGCACAGTATATGCTCGGTAACCTTTTTGATAAGGGGCTAGGTGTGGCAAAAGATTACACAGAAGCTTCAAAATGGATTCAGCAAGCCGCAAATGCTGGTTTTGCCAAAGCGCAGTTCCAACTTGCCCAAATGTATTCTCAAGGTGAAGGTCTAACGCAAGATTATGCAGAAGCCGCAAAATGGTATCGCCTTGCCGCGCATCAAGGACATGTAAAGGCACAATTCTACCTCGGCATGCTTTATAAAAAAGGACTAGGTGTGGCGCAGAATTATACAGAAGCGACTCGTTGGTTAAAGCAATCTATCGAACAAGACGTATGA